The stretch of DNA TTTCCAGAAAGTGATGGGCTGGATTTAGTGCAGAACTGCATATTATTGTGAACACAGAGAGCATATGAGGATCAGATGTATTTGTTTCGAAATACACACATCAAAACCAGTTCCTCTGAGATTCACGGTCTTACCTTGCCTGCCTTCCATTCCCAGACGTGAGAGAGAAAAGCCTGTGATAGTACCACTGCCAAAATCCTCTCACAATaaccttcctttttctgtttgagttttgcagAGATGATTTAGCCCTTCTGGCTACCAGTTGACTGATAGCTCCTTTGCAATTGCAGCTTTTTGCTCATGGATGAAAGGGCAGGACTTCACTTGATCTTAGCAGAGTTGATTTCATTAGGGATTTTGATAATAGGCAGGTCCCAAACTCATTTCACAGAGCATTGATCACCTGCAGAAGACAGGTGAGGCCAAAAAGATGCTGCCCTGCAAGCAGCCAGCCTGAGGCGCGACAGAAGACTCTGTCAGCTGAGAAATGTGCCACATGCTTCTCCGACTTTTACCCCTCTTTGAGGACAGTCCCTAGAAGGAAGCAAAGGGCAGTGCCCTTGCTCAACCctgtcccctctcctccctggcagTGAGAAGGTTGCCAGGAGGCCATTGGGAGCTATTGACCCAACTTTCCAGATAAGTTAAAAATGCTCAGCTCCTGGTAATTGCCAGGAGTTTGGCACCTCCGGATGTCTGAGCCATTTTCCATTGCTCTGTGTCCTGCTCCTTTGGAAGATGATGCAAAGGCAGACCCTTCCTGTGAAAGGCACAGGTATAGCCCACCTTTGCACCCTGTCAGCCACAGAAGCGCCTGGCCCTCCCTGGGAGGGCAGCCCACAAGAAcaagcagctgcctctgctgcctgcagcccaggcaTAGAGATGAGCACATGGAGGAGCAAGCGCAGGGGAAGAGATGCTGGTGTAGCTCACAGCAGTGCCCTTTCGAGGCACTTTTCTGTGGTTGTGTAAGAATCAGAACATGCCAAATCAGTTGTGCAAGAAAAAATAGTGTAGGTGGTGAGCtttgcagcaggctgctggggagtAGCTCCTCTAGTTTGAATTCCATAGCTCTTCtcttggcgggggggggggggggggggcggggcggggggaagcaAGGCATTTTACACGAGGGCAGTTTTACATCATTAGCATTTGGGTGTGCCATCAGCATATTTGCAGACTTAGGTCACCaacctccttccttcccagggCCACAAATGTTCTTCTTTCTCTAGATGTATTTTCAGTCCTTCTGACCCTCCAGCTTGCAacctgcctcttcctcttcttggcCGACATGGATGCTGTGTACAGTGCCATGCAGGTAAGTACAAATGAAACGTGGGTTTCCTTTTCATGCCGCGTATTTTTCTGGCTCTTTAGCTAAGCACGCAGAAGCTACAGCTATGGTCATCttggaaattaatttactgCTCTGATTGAGCAGCCCTTTCAAACTTCTCTAACATCCTTCTGACAAAGGCTTGATTAATGAGGTAACCccccctcctctggctgcaaccaggagaagaaaaagtgcTTATAGCTTGCTGAGCTTTTCTTCCTAACAGAAAAGCACAATAGGAAGGACTGTGGTTTTGCCTGTTGGAGGAGGCTCATTGGCCAGAGATGTGATCAGCGGGGATCGTTGCTGCCCACTCCTCCTAAAGCACCATGAGCTCATGCCGGGCTGCCGTGGTCCTCCCTGGTGCTCAgccagggcacagggcaggcagctgcctccagctgtgctgctcaaCATCAGGAATGGCCGAGCCCTGTGGCTTATGCCTGGCCATCCTGCGCGGGGCAGATTTGGGTGGAGGCCTGGCATTAGGGTGAGCATGCACAGAGGGAGAGGAGCCGCATGTTGTGCATTAGCTGCCGCTCCCCATAAGTATTTGGGTACCAGATCCTACCCCAGGCACTTGATCTGAGTAAGGCAGCTCTGTGCTATGGGGAATATGGCATCAAACCTTCAGTGACAAGGAATTACTGTCACTTCCTACTGTCTCCTCGTGCTTGCCACTGGGAAAATGTTAGCTTCTCAAATCGTTAGGAACAGATGCAAATCTTGGCAAGACATTTAAACCTAATTGCTGTTCATGTCTTTTCCGACAGTTTCTTTGTACTCCTGTGGTCTGGAGAGTTTACATCTTACTGATGCTCTTGGTCACTTTTTGTGTATCTTTTTTTGCAGAGGTGAGTGCATTTGTTCTCTGGGGTGCACAGGAGCAGCATCTGGTCAGGTCTTTCTACCCCTATTTGCAGCCACACTCTCCCACCTGCAGAAGCATAAGCCCTCaggctttttccccccccccccttatgACTTGATGTGTGCCAATCAAATCCTTTTTACGCAGCCCACGAGATAATTTAGACCACAGCTCTTAAGCCTTTAGGGAGGGAGCAAGCTGAAGCGCAGCTGCCCAGGAGGAGCCCCCAGGGGAGTAGACCACAGCACGGGTCAGGCACTTGGCCGTGATTTTGAAACCGCCATTTCCCTCTTGTCCTACAGTCGATCGGGCCAGAGACTGTGCTAGCTTGTGCTGTTGGATATTGCAGTAATGACTAAGCTCTAAAGTGTTTTGTGGGTCAAGGCTGGCTGTAGCCAGCACTGGGTATTGTcccctgcaaggagcagcagtgcctgcttGTCCCACAGCCCCAGGAGGAGAATCTTGCCTTGATTATCCCCTTCAGCTAAACAGAGACCAGTGTTGCTTGATATAAGTGAGCAGAGCCTTCCTGTGGATGAGGAAGGTGGCATTTGCAACCGTGATACCGAAGGGGTGCACACACAGCCGCCCAGCGCCATGGGGCTCAGGGGGGTTGTACATATAGCATTTTGTCCCCAAGCAGCCCTCGCTTCCAGTGAAGGGCAACAGCACTGACCTTGTACTGTCACTCTGCAGGACGTTATTTTGCAGAACAAGcacctctggctgctgctgaaagcctgGTTTGGGTACCAGTCAAATAGCCAGTACCGAAAATGGCAGAGGATGCTGCAGAAGGATCCCAGCTGGCCTCCTGTAAACACAAAAGACTTTGCAGCAAAAAGCATGGAAGCAGCTTACATTAACCCCACCTATGAAAACAGTGACAAGGACTAGGTGAGACCCTGCAGCCAAGCCCGGGGCTGCGCAGTGCTACCAGCTTCCCTGGCTTGCACTGAACATCCCAGATTTTCATCCTTTGATGTGCACCAGATTCAGGTGTTTGAAATCCCTGCACAAACCCATCCATTCAGGGGCAGGCTGggcctgtgctggctgtgccctggaGCACAGGCAAGGATTAATTTCTCAGCTGCTGGTAAAATTACAGCCTTGACTCTATTCCATGGCAACAGCAGGTCTCAGGTCTTGCCAACATCTACAAAGCCTCAAAAATACTGAATACAGCAAAGTGATGGCTTCTGCTGCTCCACGTCATGCTCACTCCGTGTTTCAGTCACTGCTCCGTCAAACCATGTCACCGCATCCATCAGGCTTGATGCGAAGGCAATCCATAATAAGTGACCTAATCCTGACCACACAGAGCAGCAAGCACACAGTTGCAATACCCTGTGCTCAGTGAAACGCTGTAGCTTCCAAGAGCTGCAGGGAAGTTCCCCAGATGAAGTAATTCCAGTTTTCTTGCACCCAGAGTGAATTATAGATGTGAGAGGGTGCATAGGCTATGCTCACCCAGGTCTCCCTTGCCAGTTCTTGCAGGCATAATGCTCTGAGTACAGGAAAGGTTAAAGCTCACAGGTTGCTGTAAGACCAGGCTGGGAAGGCTGGTGAGGATGTGCCCCACTTAAACTTGCAAAGGCAGAggacagcacagctgctgcacacatATCCCCCCGTGCCCTCCCCCCCAACCCAGTTCATGCTCTGCTACTGCAGGTCCTGGCTCAGGTTTGGTGtcacacagcagaaaagcagagctaagCCTTGGCTTTTTGCTTTAACTAGGTCACGCCAAGAAGCGGCGGGTTGAACGTGTTCCAGCACACGGCTGCTGGACAGGTGCAAGAGGCTGAGGCCCTCTGTGCTTCCTCTTTAGTCTTCAAGTTGTTCAACCACCTAATTAGTTTAGCCACAAAACCACTTTTGATTACATTtgaaggaagcaaaaaaggACTGTCAGGCTCAATTTTATTATATGTTTtcccatattaaaaaaagaactttatttaaatttaaaaagaggGCACTACAAAATATGACCAGAAGTCTTGGCTTCGTTCTTTCAAACACTGAATCaactgatgtttaaaaaaagcttctgaTCCCATTATGTACATAATTAGCAAGCCTCTTACTGACAGCTATTGTGCTCTCATCTCTTCTTACAGTCCAGGCATTTGCCTGTGCAAAAATCAACGCAGGATTTAGTTTCTTACATGCGGTCTGCAAATAACATGGTTCCAAACATGTAAGGTAGATACTCCTGGCAAAGAGTAATAAACcacatttcttcaaaacagttttaagaaaagCCTCATGTCAGCTTTGTGACAAGGAAATAGCGAGGCTCTGTGGATTTGGAGATGGGGCACACAGGCATGGCATAGCTCATTCTCCAGGAATGTTGCCCACTGCAGGGATCCTGGCTTTGTCTTCCTGCTGGCTGGAGGAAGATTAGTCTTGTGCTGGGGCTACAAACTGCTTAAATTCAACTTCTGGTCACTGAAAAGCCAACGgccccagctccaggcagcaaAGGCTCCTGGCTGCCCTTTCAATCCATGGTGGTCTTTCTTTAAACCTCAGTGCTTTGGTAGCCCAAGCAGTAGAATGCACTTACAGGCACAAAGAGGGAAATTTCAGTGGCGCGGTGGCCTCAGTGCAGAACAAACAGCTGCCAGggaaaaagctggctgggcTTTTTCTGGGGGTCTGCAGCTCCCAAAGGGAGTCAGAGGAGTCAGGGAAAGGGATGCCTTCCAGGCAAGAGAAAACTGAGCTAACACCATCATGCCAAAGCCACAGCAGTTATTTAGGACACTGAGGGATACAGCCTGTAAGACCTGCTCTTCCTTCGTGCCTCCTGCCCTTGCAGAAGCAGCTCCGTTTAGGTACCACCTGCGCAGGCTCCAAGACACAGTGcatgccctgcctgccctttcGCAGGCCTGGGAACCTGGGCTTATCCACTGCCACAGGCCATCAGCTGGAGCACACACAATAAAGTCTCAGCAAAgctttttcatatatataaatatatgtaaaatgttttttaatcaaaagtagaagaaaagatAGGTTATTTAGAGGAAGTAATTTACAGGATGCAGCCAACAAAAGCAGGATCTGTACAGGAAGCCCTCAGCAGAGCACTGGGTGTGTGAGGATGAAGAATTTGCTTGCAAGCACTCCCAAACTACCACAAAAATCAGAGgcaatgaaataaaagcagatatGGCAAACAGGCCAGTGCTGCTCTTGGCAAGCGCAGCACAGTTTTTCCTAAGTTTCAGTGAAGCTGCAGCCACAAACTCCCCGTCcgtggctcccagctctgctccaagCTCCTCCCGCTGGTCCGTCAGTAGTGTTTCTCTCTGGATCTGCTCCAGGCCAAGCCCAGCACGGAGACGGCACCGAGAACAGCTGTTACAACCCCAACAGTACCAACCGCTCGTCTGACCTGTAAAGGGGAAGTAAGACACGATgaggtggtggttttttttactgccaGGTATGCTAATGAAGAGCAGGCAAGGATAATCAAGGCAATTAAATGAATGAGACAGCTGCCCATAAGTAGGAGGGGTGACAGCCAGGCATTTAGCCTTAGGCTATGGCATTCAGCGCGAGGGTGCTACCAGGGTGCAGGCAGACCATAGCGAGCCTCCTGGTCCTATGTCTCCAGTGAGGCCAGAGATGGTGACGGTTTGGAAGCCACACCTGGTGGTGCTTTGCTGTCCCTGTGCTGTTTGCGGGCTGTGCCCTGGTTCACAGCCTCTCATGGAGCAGCAAGGAGGTCCCCGTGAGGCATGGGGGTTTACCCCATGTCACTTACCTGGTCGGAGACCCCCTCACCGTAGCGGAGCTGCGTCACGAAGTGCTCGCAGTTGCTGCTAAGCACATCGTAGGACACATCCTGGTTGATGTAGCGCTCTGCGCGCCTGATGATAGTCTTCACCGGGAGTGGGGTGTGGGTGCTGTCGTACTTGTTGTTGATGCGGTAGCTGTCGTTTCCCACCACGTCCTTGAGAAGTTGCATCCTCACCCGGGCCTTTCTGCTGAGCACGGACCTGGCACTGGCGAGCGTGGCTGAAGGCCCTtcctctggggggggggggcagggccggggtgagccgggcagggcaggctggctccCCTAAGACCTCAGCGGGGTTTCTGGCTGGCTCCTGCAGAGGCCATCTACACACACTGGGGTCCACCACCAGCCCACGGGGGGAGCCAGAGCCTCCCAGGTCCCCCCAAAGccccctccgcgccccgccgggcTGCGCCAGCCTTACCTATGGGCGTCACGCTGATGACATACCCGTCCCCCAGGTAGAGCACCCAGTGCTGGTACGCGGGCCGGAATATCTCGATCAGGTCCCCGGGCTGGGGGTCGCAGCGGCCGGCGGTTGCCATCCCGGCAGCGCGCGGTCAGGACGCGTGTCCCCCTGGCTGGGCCGGCTCGGGGCAAGGCACAGGAGGCCTGGGGCGCGCAGGGGGTGGCAGAGGGGACACCGTCAGGGCCAGGCACGGGAGCGTCGCGGAGcggcaccagctgcagctgcgGGGCCGGGGTGCCGCCGCGGGCAAGAAGCGAAAGCGCTGGGCTGCGGGCGAGGCCGACCAGGGCCGGCAGCCAGCGGCACCGCCCGGCCCTCGCCGCGGCCGGCTGCCCACGCCATATCGCCCCGCCGgtccccgcccgccgcgctcccccggGGCTCTGCTAGCGCCGGGCCAGCTCCGGCGGCGGGTCGCAGCTCCCCGCGGTGGGGGTGCCGGGGTACCCAGCGCCGCCCCCGGGCCCTGGGGCGCCGCCGGGAGCTCAGCAAACCCCTGCAGCAGCCGGCACCCCGGAGGGGGCCGCACCCCGCTGGCAGAGCCCTCGCCCACCCGCGCAAccccccgcccgcagcgccccgctcaccgcagccctgcgcggCCGTCAGGAcggtgcctgctgctgggagggggggaaggggagggggggggcggcgcaggcgcggccggggccggggccgggccagGCCCGTTGAacgcggcgggcggcgccgggCTGGCGCTGCCCGTGGCCGCTGCAGGGCAAAGGCATTGCTGGGGGCGCTGCTGGGGCTGCGGCCCGGGGTTTCCTTCGGGGCTCCAGAGGACCCCGGTGGTCGTGCCGGCGTGTGGGGCCGATCTGGAACTCGGGGAGAGTTACAAAGCAGGCGTGTGCATCGCGGCGCCGGGgcaagggggatcgctcctcccGACCTTACCGAGCTAACCTGACCTAACACGGAGGGGCTAAGTCAGCAGATACTTACTACACATTCGATTCCCAAGAAAAGGCGGGGTTGTTACAGTTAGTTCCAGGAGCTCACTATCATAAATCTGCTCCCTCTGGCGCAGGCGCGTTGACACCGGGTGGTGCGGGCCGGGGTCTCGGGGAGGAAGGCTCGCAGTCTGCCTCGGGACGTGCTCTTCCCTTtggcacagggatgctgagcAGCCCCCGCTGAGCCGCACTGTGCTGGCTCTTCCCGGGCAGAGGCAACGCAGCTCTTGCTTACAACCGGGCTATTCGTCCTGTATCTGCGCCTCTTTGTGAGTCGGTCAGTTACCTACAGGTGCTGAGCACAAGTTGCAAGTGCTGTGTACTTAAGGAATGATTTTCAGCTTTAACTGTTTCAGTGCCCAGCGAGAGCCCTCCGAGCCGGGGGTGAGCGCAGCCCAGCGGCTCCGGCCGCCTCCCGGGCTGTTGCCGGCGGGGCGGGCTAGCAAACAGCCGGGCGGGCTAGCAGCCAAGCTGACCCGAGCAGCGTGTTTAAAGCCAGCGTGTCAAAGCCTGGTGAGCAAAGCCTGGTGAGCAAGGCGGTTAATGtaaaggagcagcagcagcagatttgtCACCTTTCTGGCTTCAGTGGACATGAACCAGTCAAGGCAGCGCTGCACTGCGTGGCGCCTGCTCGCTGCAGCACCCCCCCGCTTCAAACCTGAAGTCTTCACACAAGCTTTGCAATGGAAAACCAAGGTAATTCTTGTGgtattgaggggaaaaaaaattgtatccGTGGAAACCCAGAAATCTGCTTTActtgggcacagctgggccctGTTGCtcggcccgccccccccccccccgcagatCCACCCTGTCAGCGGGTGGGGGAGCgcagctggaagctgctgctgaacagacAGGAAAGATGCTGTTATAATCGGGGTGAAATTCCAGCATAAGGTTGACAGTTCAGTTGTGCACGGGTAGGTCTCTCTGGCTGATTCATTTTCATTATGTAATGAGGCTGAAAGCCCCTTTCCATGTGCATCCTCTCCAAAATAGCTCTGCTGTGCACATGCGGGCAGCTGGCATGTTGTTCAATGGGCCAGAACAAAATCCCTTTTATCTACCTAGCTGTTAATGGAGGTTACAAATACTTTTCTGGCTAACAGCACATGTGAGTTTATGGATACAAGGGAAAGTGGAAAGGGTAAGTGAATAATGACCAGCCTTAATGGCAGAAACAACAGGAAGCCCACACTGTTCCTCACAGTAATCAGGAAGGAACATgcaaagaactggaaaagcatCAGAGAAACTCAGTGGTGTGTTCCTCACGTCTCAAAGCTTCACTCACAGTGCTGGAAATTTGTTCAGAGCTTGGACAAGGCCCAGGCAGTGCCCTGGTGCCCTGGGCCTTGTGAGTGATCTGTCATGGGGTGTCTTCCAcactgcaggtgggtatctgctccaccgtgaacctccatgggctgcggGGGCACTGCCTGCCTCACCATGATCTTcactgtgggctgcaggggaatctctgctctggtgcctggagcaccttcttccctccctccgcactgacctgggtgtctgcagtgttgctgctctcacatattctcactcctttcttccactgcagtttttcttgtgtagatttccccccacctcttcttaaatatgttatcacagaggcgCTACCGCCATCGCCAACTGGCCTTGGCTAGCATCGGGTCCTTCTCTGAtccagctggcattggctctgttggacatgggggaagcttctggcatctctTCACAGAAGCCAACAAGCCAGCCCTAtagccctccccccccccccataccaaaaccttgccatgcaaacccactacagtTTTTCAAACAGCCTCTGAAGACAAGTCTTTTATCTGAGTCAGGACATATTTCAATTTGGGTCTAAAGCAAATTCAAGAGATTTTAAATGAACAATTTCAAACATTTCAGTAAATgcaattatatatttattattatttcttctcagtattagaaatataaaagcagaaagtaaTACAAATTAATTGGAAAAATATTGCTAACTATAGGTATGCATTTGAGGATTCATTTTGATCAAATGCAGTGTTCACAATGCAGCCATAATCTTGCTCATGTGCTCTGTCGTCCAATACATCCCTGGGCCATTTTGAAGAAGAATCCCTTGATGTCACAGCTATAGtcatctttctcttccttctgcataatggggaaaaaaaacaccacaaaacaaccACCATTTTTAATTGCTATTCTTATCTATGGTGAGTGGTAAAACAATGGTGTGAGCATGAATGAAGTCAGATTTTGGAGAAGCCCAGCCTTTGTGATAGTGATGCATATGCCCCATGTAAAGGAAATGGCACATgttcatttctgcagaaaaagctaatttttcCCTCACATTGCTCAAATGAGGTTCTGAATGCTGTGCTTCCTTTCTGGTCCTGCAGGTATGTGGCTGATGGGAGTTTTGAGGTTTACAAGTACTAAAAGGGGTGTATGTGTCTTGACTCTGCTGAACATGGGAAAGCTGGTAAAAGCCTTACCTGTACAGGTACACTGTAGAGGAGATAAGAATGACAAGAACAGCTACGCCTGCCACAACTCCAATGACGATGGCAATTGTATGGTCCTCAGGATTCTCTGTGGGAGGGTCTTCAACTGGAGAAGTAAGAGCCCTGTCAGTGAAAGCTAACCATACTgtgaacagatttattttttttttctcaacccTTGCCTGTCTGCTTGATTTACACTGTTTTCTCTGATGAATGTGGCCTTTGTCAGACCCAGGTCCTGCATGCTCTACAGAGCCCTGCTGTCATGCCTTCTAGCACCTCTCCGCTACGGGATCTGACCCCTTGGACCACAGACTCTCACCAACTGGGTTACTAGTTTACAGCATGGAAATGAAGAGCAAGCTCAGTCTTCTCTGTAATGACATCCAGTTTTGAAAGTGGTGTAAGGCAGACAGTGAAATCCAAAATAGTTCTATTACCTATCTTTTCAGTCTCGCAGCTTGGTCCTGTGTACAGTTCTGAACATTCACAGTAGAAGCGGGAAGAGGTGCTGTTGGTAGTTTCAGAGCAAACTCCATCATTCTTACAAGGATTTGGCATACATGGTCCACCTAGCATGAAGGAGGAGAAACATTTTGGACTCTCAGGTAATCTGACTGAGAGAACTGTTCTTGCTTAGGTTACACTGACTCCTAATGCAGGACAGCCCCTGTGTTTTAAGGCGCATTACTTGTACTTGACAACAGgaataagcaaaagaaatgctgtttctaCAGTAAAACATTAGAGCAGGATCTCtagtatgtttttcttctgtacacTGTGGCAACTATCTGCAACCAGGTGATGTCCTATAAGCAGTAAGTCAGGACGACTTAGCATCAAAAACAGTATGATAGTGGTTGACTCACTCCTGTAGCATCCACGACTGTAGTTTGAAATTCCACAGATTTCATCAGATCCACACACTATGTTAGAGCAGGAGACAGTGGAACTTTCTGTGCACTGGCATCTCTGAGAGCAGTCATCAGTGGTGAATATTTCTCCAATCTAGAGGACAGcagttaaatgttaaaaaatgtcaaacaaaATCAGCCAGAAAAACCATGGATGGAGCACTGGGGTCCCATGCTGTTCTCTCTGGTGCCTTCCTGATGAATGACAACAGGGCAGATATTCCCCCCTGCCCTCACTAGTTtgtacaaaaaagaaagcaagcagtttACTAATCCAGCTTTTTGAAACTGAAGGATGGCccaagaaaaaaggcaaaagaagagTTTGGGGTATGAGATCCTGGCCCCAGGTGGGGTACCTATGCAACCAACAATGTCTAACTGCTGCTGGAGGTAAGAGTGGCAGATGCATGACATCATGCTTCCAAGGCAGTGTGGAAATACTGTGTGTGGTATTCCTGGCAAGCGCCACCTGTTCATGTGTCTCTCTCCTCCCATGAAACAGTTTTTACTGGCTTAGGCCTTTTCTGTACCAAATCTCTAGTGTTAAAACAGAAATCTATGTGATTATCAGGCTGTTCTATCTTGCAGCAACAAAGGAGGATTCATCCAGAATCCAGCCTTGCTTGATGCTCACCTATCCTGCTTATACCACTCTTCGCTGAGAGCAGAGGGACCACAGTGACTGGCAGAATTTCTCTAATTGGTGTGTTGTAAACTTTAGAGCCTATGAGGTTATTATTTAGCATAATAAAGGTGAAGAATTAACATGGAGGTCAGAGTGTAATCATATACTTTCTCCAAGTGCCTGCCTTGAATATTCTGGCAGAGTTTCAGATGCAGGCCATGTGATCcattctctcttcccttcctccagaGACTAGAATTTTGTTAAACAATTGCTCTTTGTTTCTAATGCAAAATTACATGCTGAGGAGAATGAGGAGATTGTCAAAATGATTAGCAAGATAAAATATTGTTTGGTGCTGCGGGAGCTGTCTGACCCACAGAGAGACTGTACCTCATAATATTTGTCAAGGTATGTACAGCCGCATTGTTTGTAAGGCACGCAGTCAAAACCACTAAGGACGTAGCCAGGGAGACATTCACAGCCTTCGACACAAGGTGATTCGCACTCAGAGGGGCTGGTCAAGTCGCTGCAGGATGCAGGGCATGCAGATATGCATGAACTGTAGTTGCTGTTGGCAGGGCAtgatattcctttaaaaataaggagAGTCCAGTTATAGCAGGCTGCTGTGCAGTACTTGCTTACACAATGCCCTTTGAGATCCAGAGGACATTACCATTTTGTAGGAGGCAGTAAGAtgaacacacatacacacagatgTGCCTACATATATAATAGTACTGAAGTTGTAAATGAAACGCTCCAAGTCAGGAAGTGCATCATCAAAGCTATTTGTATGCTGTGCTCTCATTCCTGGTGCTCACTGATCTCAGAGAACTTCTCACACATTCAGGGCAGCCATCCCTGCAAGTACCAGAGCTGTTTCCCAACTCTGGGAACTGTGTTTCACCGGGAATACAGTCACCTAACCATGGGTAATGCAGGGGAAGTGTGGTTTGATGAATCTCCCAActtgaaatcaaaatattaggggaaaaaaaagggttgAGATTATTAtaagttttatttcaacatcTTTTAGTCTGAAGGATTTGAAGTTTTCAGCTGAATCTTTTTTATCTTGAAATTTCACAGGCAAAAAAGAGAATGAGTGTATTTTGTAGATTTAAAAAGAgattgaaatgaaatgtttttccttctgaatttgTGGCTTGTGATGGTCTcaaaaattttaactttttttcctagttgggacatttttttctctcacaaaACTTCTGATGACAGGGGAGCTGGCATTTCTGCTTTCCTAAGTAGCTTTCTAAGCTGGGTCTAAATGTAGAAGTCAGCataggagagagaagagaggcCAGAAGAGCAAGTGTGCATGCTAAACTGTGAACAGTGATTAAACCATGAATCAACAATCATTCCCTAAGAAGCTTTGATATGTGGTGCGTCTAGGAAAAGCCGcaaatttcagattttgagAGTCTTTTAGACAGGAACCATACTTTCTAGTTCTTCCTGTGCTTACCACAAACTGTCTGTTGCCTCCAGCCTTCCATATTGACTCCTTGCTGCTGACAAGCCAGCACGTATTCCTCCAGACTGCGACATAAAATAGCATCCTCATCTCCTCCCACACATATATCAAACAGGCAGCTCCTATGTACAACATGAGAAAGCGTTCATTCCCAATACCTTTgttattg from Falco peregrinus isolate bFalPer1 chromosome 12, bFalPer1.pri, whole genome shotgun sequence encodes:
- the PLAAT1 gene encoding phospholipase A and acyltransferase 1 — protein: MATAGRCDPQPGDLIEIFRPAYQHWVLYLGDGYVISVTPIEEGPSATLASARSVLSRKARVRMQLLKDVVGNDSYRINNKYDSTHTPLPVKTIIRRAERYINQDVSYDVLSSNCEHFVTQLRYGEGVSDQVRRAVGTVGVVTAVLGAVSVLGLAWSRSREKHY